The window TTAAGATACTCTGCAGCTTTTAATTGGTTGGCTACTTTACTACCTGCTAGGAATCCTTGTTAACTGTACTTGCCCCACACTTTTTATGATGGTAGAGTGTCTGGCTTGTTTTGAGTATTTACTGCTTATTTGAACTGCTCCAGACTCTATCACAAGGACGGCACAAGCCACAGGAATGTTTTGCACTGGTGAATGAACATTCttcaaataaaatacatgtaaataaataaataaacttttgcaGCTGAATCCCATAAAGCAAGTTCAGTAATATGCATACTTTTCTTAAACCCTCAGGACTTTCTCCTATGAAAGTTGTTCAATATTTTATTGCAGTTGTTGCTCTTTGCACAAGAGATGCGCACCTCCATTTCCTCATCGAGGCCGCAGAGCTTCACTCTGCCTTAGACCAGAACAAAAATCAATAATTGCCGTTGACTGGTCACTAAAATATACACTGCTGTCTGGTAAGGTGTTGTGCAGACTAAAATACCACAGACATTCACAATAAAGGTTTCTATTGGTCAGATGCTGATTATATCCCAAAAACAGGGGAAGGGGGGATAAAAGCGTAATGATAACACAGAAATAAGATTTAgtgtaataaagaaaataagacCTTCTATATATCCTGCTGTAGAAGCAACATGTCTTCAGCCTTGCCATTAAACTCAAAGTAGCAACTCAAAGCATATAATATAACTGCCAAGAaaagtccctggggggggggggggaggcatATCCAGGGTCCAAAAAGCTGAGGAGAGATGTTAAAGGTAAGATAAGACGATGACAAGAAGGGGATGTTTTTGTCAGCTGCTGTGCCATGTACATGCAAAATCAGCAAGTGATCTGCAGACATTTCACCTCCAAAAAGCAAGTGAACTTTGCCTTTTAAATACGGGTTTGAAATAATTAGACGTCTGATGAGGACATTGTTTGGACTGAAGTGCACCATCTTTACTATGTGACTGGCAGGCAGATGAGTTGTGGTGACAAGTGGACACACTTCCAATTCAGATTTAGTTGCATTTGTTGAAGTCCATACTACTTTCATTAACATTTCCATTAGTTTTTtggggatatatatatatatatatatatatatatatatatatatattgaggCAGATTTTTGGTCTGGAGTATTCAGGTGTTTGTTAACACGATGCCAAGAAGGGAATTAGTTGTTGCTGTCCAGAATTCTAGGAAGGGTTATAAGAGAATTTCCAAACAACTTTAAATTCATCAATCTACAgtatgaaaaaaagatttttcacacatggaaaacattcaagacagtTGCCAATCTTCCCAGGATTGGGCCGCCCAGCAAATTAACCTCAAGGTTAGACTGAATAAtgttcagagaaactgcaaaaaaaaccaaccaaatATGACTTGCTTGGAAGTGCTGCCAGGAGAAAACGTCTTCTCTCTGAAACAAACATGGCAGCATTAGCATgacttaggtttgcaaagttgcatctgaagaaaccacaagacttatgaaaaaatgtgatttaGACTTGTTTTGCAGACACAGGACCATGGGCAGCTTGATGTCATTAAGTTGACCATGAACTCTTTCGTATACCACAGTATCCATCTGTGCAATCGATCCCACGGctgcaaatctacaacagaatgtctgaaaaagaaaagaatcaaggtgtcgAAATGGCcgagtcaaagtccagacctctaCCCGACTAACGTGCTCTGGTCCTCGGGAGAGCTGTTCATAAAGAAAaccctgcaaacctcaatgcaATAAAGCAATGCTGTAAAGAaaagtgggccaaaatccctccacaatgatgtgagagactgataaactCATACAAAAACCATTATCTCAAGTTCTCAAAGTTCTTGCTGCTAAAGGTGTACAAGCTAGTGAATAATAAGGACATAACATggctatatatatgtatgtatgcattGCTGAATTTCCCTCTGTGTTAAATCATGAACGTTGCTATATTGTTGATTTTAGCAGCAAATGTGACCGTAAAAATATTCAACCCCATTTTTACTCAGTTGGACTGAATTGTTTCACAGGTAAAAACATTTCAGCACATTCATTATTCATTTGTCATCCTCAGACTCAAGATTGCTTTGATTTTATCTGTCTCACAAGGAAGGCTTAGTCCCATACCGGCTCACCTTAACAGGCTTTTAGAGTTTTAAATGGGTGAGTCAACCATCACCAATAAGTCAAATATTCTACACTTcacacactcagaaaaataaaggtgccaactggaaccaaaagtggttctttagactgatgccatagaagaaccttttttggtgccacaaagaacctttcaaacaatggttctttgaagaaccatttctttcagtggttcattgaagaacctttaaaggtgccccaaagaaccatcaagaaatggttctttggggcacctttaatggtttttcaaagaacctttttaaaaatggttctttaaagaaccatttttaaaaagatccttcaaatggttctttaaaagaaccattttaaagaacctttgagtggttctttaaaaaaccattttaaatctttcaaaataaaatgcatcataaattgaatttgagtagggtaaaataaatacgagcacagcatagacatatattaatggtttattgtcattttgtagttaccaaaagacaaaaaggcattttaaccctcagcacaacatcactactaatacatgtcacatattagtgttttaaacagtaataattaaatatatttgctatactataaataaatatatatataaatactatatctacagataacacaacaaataatacatgtattgtttaattaataaaacatcagaaagtgataaaacacattagaaatagcaatagcttcataacagaccaataaatcaacacattttcatcagcagatgtttgcatgttcagtaaaaatatttcaacaagtttatgattaaaatgatcaatgaacttcaGCCTTACGCTATGTAATGTACGtttcatgttgtactcatggtcctttgttagtccagtttaggacaatgtctctgacgtatgtttcatatcaaacatatgtcatatcaaaacaagcccacacctgcagttgtttcagtttttcactggtgtttcctgtcagctggtcaacctcTCAGGCGGacatccatatcagccaaccaaaCGACAAGctcctccctttgtgcttcaaatccctcccactctgagacaaggagctgaaagagagagaaaagagtcaattataaagaagagagaaaagtgaaaccctcctcagaaggtctgactcgcatacctgcagttgacctgtgatggactccagtttgGCGTTCACGTCATCCCTCGCCGATGCCAGCAGCCgagtctgcagggtgccctggaagagctgagttaatgttcgactcctcctggtcaggctctccagctggatgagccgaggtctcccctctcgccgctgcctctgaacacagaaacacaaattgcatctgaagcaggaggtgcagattttttgctattcttttctaaatccaggctagatcacgtggaggtatttggaaaacttttttggccagtggacgactgttgtcttgcagaaagtcaaatcaaacatatgcgatacacaatcaattcacaagaacacattataaaaaataagtccagttcttgcctgatttcaaatgaattctgcatcaaaacagggtgacagaagtaaaacgagtgcacaaagcctcactttgtacaagcctgctattacagttctcctctatgcagacgactttcctgttttcaaggcacaacttggatctgctgtacgaatcttatggatacacactaaatgaaacaatagtgtgcatgactccagattctgatccctcatcctaatatggtcccaacatagcaacagcaataaAGCAGATGCTGAggctaaaaaaatacaaagtccataaaccaatggctgacgtgggttttatcataagggtgataaatatacagatttcagtctgtcttagagatttgatgttcatttacctgcagatgcactATACGTGCCTGCTCTatggtttttcacaacattttgcacatcactatttaatacaggaagtaCGTGAACTAAAACATGTCATCGttctttgtgagaggaccatattaatgaaacaaacctcaatgacatcataggGACCCCTACagatgctcctgctgcttctcttcctcctcatcctaagcttccttctccttgtcctcgCCTTCCATCCAATTGTAATTCAATCTAATTGTGTTTctgcccctcctcttcctcattttgttggagctgtgaacacagttaatgtgaatctggattaatttgtgcaaacaagaaaaatctacagctttttggtcagaggtgctcttgtgatttaagccgggtagagtagatttatgtgttgatgctacctgcttcagctctggctgctgagtgatatttacaccctggctggattacaaactttaaccatgtgctgaactttggcccagcgttgatacctcttgttagtataacgacctcttcttagcttgtatgtatgatggtggataaatgaaatatacaaaaaaattaactatattacaaaagaacatctatcttggaaacatcaaatgaccggagcataacttgtcagctagtccgaaactaagttatgcaggaacagtcaaagacacaccttctcatgtcacatttctattcatttctatataattcgattagacaataaagagttatctaatctaattattcat of the Maylandia zebra isolate NMK-2024a linkage group LG10, Mzebra_GT3a, whole genome shotgun sequence genome contains:
- the LOC143420812 gene encoding uncharacterized protein LOC143420812 translates to MRRKRSSRSICRGPYDVIERQRREGRPRLIQLESLTRRSRTLTQLFQGTLQTRLLASARDDVNAKLESITGQLQLLVSEWEGFEAQREELVVWLADMDVRLRG